A genomic segment from Mycoplasma sp. 1018B encodes:
- the cypl gene encoding ABC transporter thiamine pyrophosphate-binding lipoprotein p37/Cypl, with translation MKKNKLLNILGWSLSFIPFFAVSCINFNQPKNVLNKNLDNWDNEITIVVPQINNGFLSTDLETNFLNKITDKFNYLKNQNSLVKDLPDVRFKIELNEEKEAIFQDLISNKNTVDLGFLSYTRFVDSLDTNSNINYDFQIVGQTLANKFIWSNLNELSSYKDGSMTDNLRILAEQQNIEQFKNYGEFPSWVSKDKELNFNGSVYSIFYDYNQFTSVHRSSILIAGNLQQRNKIIEAWDNKDWDKFKSFGFVVRSFDSGTGFKYPIKLLSKHFNLSLEEIEKFFKSPNNNLVLVGSRPRDQLGKTDSNNFTYHIAFDNEGVFNWTRAREGRYQPTGYNKDLSDDYNSKNNAVVRNLIFSNPAPYDVLLGRKNLNSIQKELIIETLSNLSQEDNTFGIYTGYNKIDKIDFDLFKKYVEMQKEAQ, from the coding sequence ATGAAAAAAAATAAATTATTAAATATTTTGGGATGAAGTTTAAGTTTTATCCCTTTTTTTGCAGTAAGTTGTATTAATTTTAATCAACCAAAAAATGTTCTTAACAAAAATTTAGATAATTGAGATAATGAAATAACAATTGTTGTTCCACAAATTAATAATGGTTTTTTGTCAACTGATTTAGAAACAAATTTTTTAAATAAAATTACCGATAAGTTTAATTATTTAAAAAATCAAAATTCACTAGTTAAAGATTTACCAGATGTTAGATTTAAAATAGAATTAAATGAAGAAAAAGAAGCTATTTTTCAAGATTTAATATCAAATAAAAATACTGTTGATTTAGGTTTTTTGTCATACACTCGATTTGTTGATTCTTTAGATACTAATTCAAATATTAATTACGATTTTCAAATAGTTGGTCAAACTTTAGCTAACAAATTTATTTGATCTAATTTAAATGAGTTATCTTCTTATAAAGATGGATCAATGACAGATAATTTAAGAATTTTAGCGGAACAACAAAATATCGAACAATTTAAAAATTATGGTGAATTTCCTTCTTGAGTATCAAAAGACAAAGAATTAAATTTTAATGGTTCGGTTTATAGTATTTTTTATGATTATAATCAATTTACTTCTGTACATAGAAGTTCAATTCTTATAGCAGGTAATTTGCAACAAAGAAATAAAATAATTGAAGCTTGAGATAATAAAGATTGAGATAAATTTAAATCATTTGGTTTTGTAGTAAGAAGTTTCGATAGTGGAACAGGATTTAAATATCCAATAAAATTATTATCAAAACATTTTAATTTAAGTTTAGAAGAAATAGAAAAATTTTTTAAATCACCAAATAATAATTTAGTTCTTGTAGGTTCAAGACCTAGAGACCAATTAGGTAAAACTGATAGTAATAATTTTACTTATCATATAGCTTTTGATAATGAAGGTGTTTTTAATTGAACAAGAGCAAGAGAAGGTAGATATCAACCAACTGGCTATAATAAAGATCTTTCTGATGATTATAATAGTAAAAATAATGCGGTAGTTAGAAATTTAATATTTTCTAATCCAGCACCTTATGATGTTTTATTAGGCAGAAAAAATCTTAATAGCATTCAAAAAGAACTAATCATCGAAACATTAAGCAATTTATCTCAAGAAGATAATACATTTGGTATTTATACAGGGTATAATAAAATAGATAAAATAGACTTTGATCTTTTTAAAAAATATGTAGAAATGCAAAAAGAGGCTCAATAA
- the ruvB gene encoding Holliday junction branch migration DNA helicase RuvB, whose protein sequence is MTNNQTIYRPTNFDNFIGQNKLVFLLKTMIHASTYRKEILDHILFYGPPGTGKTTLATIIANELNTKIHYLQGSMLEKKADILSVFSSLNEKDIVFIDEIHSINKNVEELIYSAMEDFNIDIIIGPEGNTKVMRMKLKPFTLIAATTKPNLLSQPLKDRFGLKAKLNFYNEEDLINILRNFKSNFDIKIDQNCLKLIASYSRNTPRVALHLIKRVWDLAINLKEERISKEIANNAFKLLDLYPYGLNKDHIDYLFLLKNTFDTQYVSIDTIASMLNFQKENLIYEIEPLLIQNKLIKKTPRGRTLTSKGIDYLLNIKFNN, encoded by the coding sequence ATGACAAACAATCAAACAATATATCGACCAACTAATTTTGATAATTTTATCGGTCAAAATAAATTAGTTTTTTTATTAAAAACAATGATTCACGCTTCTACTTATCGTAAAGAAATTTTAGATCATATTTTATTTTATGGACCTCCTGGAACAGGAAAAACCACATTAGCTACAATAATAGCGAATGAATTAAATACTAAAATTCATTATTTACAAGGTTCAATGCTTGAAAAGAAAGCAGATATTTTATCTGTTTTTAGTTCTTTGAATGAAAAAGATATTGTTTTTATAGATGAAATTCACAGTATAAATAAAAATGTTGAAGAATTAATTTACAGTGCCATGGAAGATTTTAATATAGATATTATAATAGGACCTGAAGGTAATACAAAGGTAATGAGAATGAAATTAAAACCTTTTACATTAATAGCAGCAACAACTAAACCAAATTTATTGAGTCAACCGCTTAAAGATCGTTTTGGTTTAAAAGCAAAACTTAATTTTTATAATGAAGAAGATCTGATAAATATTTTAAGAAATTTTAAATCTAATTTTGACATTAAAATTGATCAAAATTGTTTAAAATTAATTGCTTCATATTCAAGAAACACGCCGAGAGTAGCTTTGCATTTAATTAAAAGAGTTTGAGATTTAGCTATTAATTTAAAAGAAGAAAGAATAAGTAAAGAAATAGCTAATAATGCTTTTAAATTATTAGATTTATATCCTTATGGTTTAAATAAAGATCATATAGATTATTTATTTTTATTAAAAAATACTTTTGATACTCAATATGTTTCGATTGATACTATTGCTTCGATGTTAAATTTTCAAAAAGAAAACTTAATTTACGAAATTGAACCTTTATTAATACAAAATAAATTAATCAAAAAAACTCCTAGAGGAAGAACGTTAACATCAAAAGGAATAGATTATTTATTAAATATTAAATTTAATAATTAA
- the ruvA gene encoding Holliday junction branch migration protein RuvA — MILYRIGEIIYKNQNNLIFESYGTGYSVIVPDEKRFEIKSKLKLFICEINTEYHKQTYAFKDFKERLLFLDLININGIGPRAAFNLLNIGWEKCANLILASKQEELLKIPYINIKMIKNIFNELQGKWMKLLNINNEEIKNKIKVNDNLEEVKNTLKMLGFKTKQIDNAITELKTDTDIELMIEEAINIISKSYDKQSNNISTN; from the coding sequence ATGATTTTATATCGAATAGGTGAAATTATTTATAAAAATCAAAATAATTTAATTTTTGAAAGTTATGGTACAGGATATTCAGTAATTGTCCCAGATGAAAAAAGATTTGAAATAAAATCAAAACTAAAATTATTTATTTGTGAAATCAATACAGAATATCATAAACAAACTTATGCATTTAAAGATTTTAAGGAAAGATTATTATTTTTGGATCTTATAAATATAAATGGAATTGGTCCAAGAGCTGCTTTTAATCTTTTAAATATTGGATGAGAAAAATGTGCAAATCTAATTTTAGCTTCTAAACAAGAAGAATTATTAAAAATACCTTATATAAATATTAAAATGATAAAAAATATATTTAATGAACTACAAGGTAAATGAATGAAATTATTAAATATAAATAATGAAGAAATAAAAAATAAAATTAAAGTAAATGATAATTTAGAAGAAGTAAAAAATACTTTAAAAATGTTAGGTTTTAAAACTAAACAAATTGATAATGCTATTACAGAATTAAAAACTGATACAGATATTGAATTAATGATTGAGGAAGCTATTAATATTATTTCTAAATCTTATGACAAACAATCAAACAATATATCGACCAACTAA
- the eno gene encoding phosphopyruvate hydratase, producing MSAIKQIIAREILDSRGNPTVQVELWTENGGYGIANVPSGASTGSKEALELRDKGTKYENNWFAGKGVMTAVDNINLHLAPQLIGFESLNQRELDQLLIKLDGTANKDKYGANALLGISLANAHASANELGLPLYRYLGGTNASVLPLPMLNVLNGGAHASNTVDFQEFMIMPVGAKSFREALQMANHVFHNLAKILKVNGHGTQVGDEGGFAPNAKSHEEVLDYLVQAIEKAGFIPATNGEKAIAIAIDAASSEIYDENTKLYSFKKLKEAIKEQRSGFEHLNNIKLDFTSEELLNYYKDLINKYPIISIEDGFAENDWKGFENFTLEFGHKVQIVGDDLTVTNPKLLAKAIEQKAMNSILIKLNQIGTLTETMDAIQLAQNNNLTAVVSHRSGETEDSTIADLAVALNTAQIKTGSLSRSDRIAKYNRLLQIEEELGNSAIFKGVKSFYNLKK from the coding sequence ATGTCTGCTATTAAACAAATAATTGCAAGAGAAATTTTAGATTCAAGAGGTAATCCAACAGTTCAAGTTGAATTATGAACTGAAAATGGTGGTTATGGTATTGCTAATGTACCTTCTGGAGCTTCAACTGGTTCTAAAGAAGCTTTAGAATTAAGAGATAAAGGAACTAAATACGAAAATAATTGATTTGCTGGCAAAGGTGTTATGACAGCTGTAGATAATATTAATTTACATTTAGCACCACAATTAATTGGTTTTGAATCTCTTAATCAAAGAGAATTAGATCAATTATTAATTAAATTAGATGGTACAGCAAATAAAGATAAATATGGCGCAAATGCTTTATTAGGTATTTCTTTAGCAAATGCACATGCTTCAGCAAATGAATTAGGATTACCGCTTTATAGATATTTAGGTGGAACTAATGCTTCAGTTTTACCATTGCCTATGTTAAATGTTTTAAATGGTGGAGCACATGCTTCAAATACAGTTGATTTTCAAGAATTTATGATTATGCCAGTAGGGGCAAAATCATTTAGAGAAGCTCTACAAATGGCTAATCATGTCTTTCATAATTTAGCTAAAATCTTAAAAGTTAATGGTCATGGTACTCAAGTTGGTGATGAAGGCGGATTTGCACCAAACGCTAAAAGTCATGAAGAAGTTTTAGATTATTTAGTTCAAGCTATAGAAAAAGCTGGTTTTATTCCTGCAACAAACGGAGAAAAAGCTATTGCTATAGCAATAGATGCTGCTTCAAGTGAAATTTATGATGAAAATACTAAATTATATTCATTTAAAAAACTTAAAGAAGCTATTAAAGAGCAAAGAAGTGGTTTTGAACATCTAAACAATATTAAATTAGACTTTACAAGCGAAGAATTATTGAATTATTACAAAGATTTAATTAACAAATATCCAATAATTTCAATTGAAGATGGATTTGCAGAAAATGATTGAAAAGGATTTGAAAATTTCACTTTAGAATTTGGTCATAAAGTACAAATTGTTGGTGATGATTTAACTGTTACTAATCCTAAATTATTAGCAAAAGCAATTGAACAAAAAGCAATGAATTCAATTCTAATAAAATTAAATCAAATAGGAACATTGACTGAAACTATGGATGCTATTCAATTGGCACAAAATAATAATTTAACAGCTGTTGTTTCACATCGTTCAGGTGAAACTGAAGATTCTACTATAGCTGATTTAGCTGTTGCTTTAAATACTGCACAAATTAAAACTGGTTCTCTTTCAAGAAGTGATAGAATTGCTAAGTATAATAGATTATTACAAATTGAAGAAGAATTAGGTAATAGCGCTATTTTTAAAGGCGTTAAATCATTTTATAATTTAAAAAAATAA
- a CDS encoding HAD family hydrolase produces the protein MKSNIQAYFVDLDGTFLDQYDDTNYPVSQTNLQMAKKINQTKNFIISTGRSNSSFVVDLAKRINSKYLICQNGAIILDVKKNKILRNNLIDNETAHKIKNFMQINNLHYTINGDPIIYTNNPDKITLDRPWAKDFKKLPYEKANLNQEINRLLAFGLNTIEETNKLSEQIMQMFPNLRTHKVSKGLSLEITNALSTKGIGDEFVAKLLNVNLENVWHIGDSGNDISVKEQNIKLAVMQNAIDSIKKEADLITFDYQNAGVAKTIELLEKFNQKGDKNAKYVR, from the coding sequence ATGAAATCAAATATTCAAGCTTATTTTGTTGATTTAGATGGAACATTTTTAGATCAATACGATGATACTAATTATCCTGTTTCACAAACAAATTTACAAATGGCAAAAAAAATTAATCAAACTAAAAATTTTATTATTTCGACCGGTAGATCAAATAGTTCTTTTGTTGTCGATTTAGCTAAAAGAATTAACTCAAAATATCTTATTTGTCAAAACGGCGCAATAATATTAGATGTTAAAAAAAATAAAATTTTAAGAAATAATTTAATAGATAATGAAACTGCTCATAAAATTAAAAATTTTATGCAAATAAATAATTTACATTACACTATAAATGGCGATCCTATTATATACACTAATAATCCAGATAAAATTACTTTAGATCGCCCTTGGGCGAAAGATTTTAAAAAATTACCTTATGAAAAAGCAAATCTTAATCAAGAAATTAATCGTTTGTTAGCCTTTGGTTTAAATACTATAGAAGAAACTAATAAATTGTCTGAGCAAATAATGCAAATGTTCCCAAACTTACGTACACACAAAGTATCAAAAGGTCTGTCTTTGGAAATTACAAATGCTTTATCAACTAAGGGAATAGGAGATGAATTTGTAGCTAAATTATTAAATGTTAATTTAGAAAATGTTTGACATATAGGTGATTCAGGTAATGATATTAGTGTAAAAGAACAAAATATTAAATTAGCTGTTATGCAAAATGCTATTGATTCTATTAAAAAAGAAGCAGATTTAATTACTTTTGATTATCAAAATGCAGGCGTTGCTAAAACGATTGAATTATTAGAAAAATTTAATCAAAAAGGAGATAAAAATGCTAAATATGTTAGGTAA